In the genome of Nymphaea colorata isolate Beijing-Zhang1983 chromosome 9, ASM883128v2, whole genome shotgun sequence, one region contains:
- the LOC116260470 gene encoding uncharacterized protein LOC116260470 isoform X6: protein MAPKKCARRRAREAGPTPFLSGADPISKCDNTFRTEKETAFLIVFLVLRLHGNEQLPGISAASALTMDDKSLVRHLLKLLGAKSTESLEEIIQILWSTRKTGLKSQQRTHVQCLLGIQSPAELDPVLACLRLLIRKCARESLCQDEIQKLLPSEVPLQLQNDLVLLLQKCQARWKEDASNDHPMWPNTRVSYQAKVSSTPALALPRLLNTDIAELWPCQDDVVSNLSHVDIDDPAKQLANQEQSFMACAFTQQDGVAPGKLRIRKIISKEAHISVRSYQFGKF from the exons ATGGCACCCAAAAAATGTGCACGGAGACGAGCAAGAGAAGCCGGACCGACCCCATTTCTATCCGGGGCGGATCCTATATCCAAGTGCGATAACACTTTCAGAACCGAAAAGGAGACCGCTTTCCTGATCGTGTTCCTTGTCCTCCGGCTTCACGGCAACGAGCAGTTGCCGGGAATATCTGCGGCTTCTGCCCTTACCATGGACGATAAGTCATTAGTCCGGCACCTTCTGAAGCTCCTTGGAGCAAAATCTACCGAATCTCTGGAAGAGATTATCCAGATTTTATGGAGTACAAGGAAGACCGGGTTGAAATCGCAACAACGAACTCATGTTCAATGCCTCCTCGGGATTCAGTCGCCAGCTGAGCTCGATCCA GTATTGGCTTGCTTACGCTTGTTGATAAGAAAGTGTGCACGTGAGAGTCTCTGTCAGGATGAAATTCAGAAGCTACTTCCCAGTGAAGTTCCTCTTCAGTTGCAGAACGACCTTGTGTTACTATTGCAGAAATGCCAAGCTCGCTGGAAAGAGGATGCTTCAAATGATCAC CCCATGTGGCCAAACACAAGGGTGTCTTATCAGGCTAAGGTTAGCTCTACACCTGCACTTGCACTCCCAAGATTGCTGAATACAGATATAGCAGAATTGTGGCCATGCCAAGATGATGTTGTCAGTAACTTAAGCCATGTTGATATTGATGATCCTGCAAAGCAACTTGCCAACCAAGAACAGTCTTTCATGGCTTGTGCATTTACCCAGCAGGATGGTGTTGCTCCTGGCAAATTG